One Acanthopagrus latus isolate v.2019 chromosome 12, fAcaLat1.1, whole genome shotgun sequence genomic region harbors:
- the LOC119030147 gene encoding PR domain zinc finger protein 12-like: MGSVLPADTLALKSGFKCPSRSLSDVITSDILHSFLYGRWRNVLGEHLAEERQSGSPKTAFTAEVLAQSFAGEVQKLSSLVLPTEVIIAQSSIPGEGLGIFSKTWIKAGTEMGPFTGRVLSPEHVDLLKNNNLMWEVFNEDGTVRYFIDASQEDQRSWMTYIKCARNEQEQNLEVVQIGSSIFYKAVETIPPDQELLVWYGNTHNTFLGIPGVPGTDEEQQKKSRSDDSHPCDGPSACSPPSASITAGRMRCVICHRGFNSRSNLRSHMRIHTLDKPFVCRFCNRRFSQSSTLRNHVRLHTGERPYKCHVCQSAYSQLAGLRAHQKSARHKPVAHAADVQSQVSPPPPPPQMTAMPHQHAHQMPMVHHIPTMVL, from the exons ATGGGCTCCGTGCTACCCGCCGACACACTGGCTCTCAAGTCTGGATTTAAGTGTCCGAGCCGCTCGCTGTCGGACGTGATCACCTCGGACATCCTGCACAGCTTCTTGTACGGCAGGTGGAGGAACGTGCTGGGAGAACACCTGGCGGAGGAGCGGCAGAGCGGCAGCCCCAAGACCGCCTTCACCGCCGAGGTGCTGGCGCAGTCCTTCGCCGGAG AGGTGCAGAAGCTCTCCAGCCTGGTGCTGCCCACCGAGGTGATCATCGCCCAGAGCTCCATCCCTGGAGAAGGTCTGGGCATCTTCTCCAAGACGTGGATCAAAGCTGGAACCGAGATGGGGCCCTTCACCGGGAGGGTCCTGTCCCCTGAGCATGTGGACCTGCTCAAGAACAACAACCTCATGTGGGAG GTGTTCAATGAAGACGGCACGGTGCGTTACTTCATCGACGCCAGTCAGGAGGATCAGCGCAGCTGGATGACTTACATCAAGTGCGCCCGGAACGAGCAGGAGCAGAACCTGGAGGTGGTGCAGATCGGCAGCAGCATCTTCTACAAGGCGGTGGAG aCGATCCCACCAGACCAGGAGCTGCTCGTCTGGTATGGAAACACTCACAACACATTCCTGGGAATCCCCGGAGTTCCCGGAACAGATGAGgaacagcagaagaaaagcaGGAGTG ATGACTCCCACCCCTGCGATGGCCCTTCCGCctgctcccctccctccgcCTCCATCACGGCGGGTCGCATGCGCTGCGTCATCTGCCACCGCGGCTTCAACTCGCGCAGCAACCTGCGCTCCCACATGCGCATCCACACGCTGGACAAGCCCTTCGTCTGCCGCTTCTGCAACCGCCGCTTCAGCCAGTCGTCCACGCTCCGGAACCACGTGCGGCTGCACACCGGCGAGCGGCCCTACAAGTGTCACGTGTGCCAGAGCGCGTACTCGCAGCTGGCGGGCCTCAGGGCGCACCAGAAGAGCGCGCGGCACAAGCCGGTGGCGCACGCCGCCGACGTGCAGTCTCAGgtgtcccctcctcctcctcccccacagaTGACGGCCATGCCCCACCAGCATGCCCACCAGATGCCCATGGTGCACCACATCCCCACCATGGTGCTATGA
- the fubp3 gene encoding far upstream element-binding protein 3 translates to MMMMAELVQGQASVAQPGTKDDFADTIRRVRQMAAKMGGDQMPNMNSSSPVLDPSLYGFGGQKRSLDNGVGNHLGAMVHQRALATEDFKVPDKMVGFIIGKGGEQISRIQLESGCKIQIASDSGGMLDRPCTLTGSPENIEQAKRLLSEIVEQCRYGPGFHSDMDGNSSIQQILIPANKVGLVIGKGGETIKQLQERTGVQMIMIQDDPMPTGADKPLRITGDPHKVQQARELVVKLIRDKDQGEFRVGRADFGSKMGGSSLDVVVPRFAVGIIIGRNGEMIKKIQNDAGVRIQFKQDDGVSPDRVAQVMGQPDHCHHAVHLINELVQTAQERDGFGGIMGRRGRGDCSMGGPGGLQEVTYAVPADKCGLVIGKGGETIKNIKEQSRAHVELQRNPPPNTDPNVRIFSIRGTPQQLEKARQLIDERIGGPGMGSNSSFGMNPYNQGPTTPPQHGPQTFMPGGWGTTFQIWQPQGQQEHSHNGSQTGQMDWEQYYKKVGQQNQAQSTAPEYNKAWGQTAGPASQQTSNPDYNAWVDFYRQPMAYLNQGAQQTQAPGFQDH, encoded by the exons ATGGCAGCCAAGATGGGAGGAGACCAGATGCCCAACATGAACAGTTCCTCTCCAGTCTTAGACCCCTCTCTCTATGGCTTTGGAGGCCAAAAACGTTCACTAGACAACGGAG TAGGGAACCACCTCGGCGCAATGGTACATCAAAG GGCTCTTGCGACAGAAGACTTCAAAGTGCCTGATAAGATGGTGGGATTCA TCattggaaaaggaggagagcaGATCTCAAGAATTCAACTGGAATCGGGTTGTAAGATCCAGATTGCTTCAG ACAGTGGAGGCATGTTGGACAGGCCCTGCACACTGACTGGGAGCCCAGAGAACATCGA GCAGGCCAAGAGGCTGCTGAGTGAGATTGTGGAGCAGTGTCGGTACGGCCCAGGTTTCCACAGCGACATGGACGGCAACAGCTCCATCCAACAGATCCTCATCCCTGCCAACAAAGTCGGCCTGGTCATCGGCAAAGGAGGAGAGACCATCAAACAGCTGCAG gagagaacaggaGTGCAGATGATAATGATTCAGGATGACCCCATGCCCACTGGAGCAGACAAGCCCCTGAGAATCACTGGGGATCCCCACAAAGTGCAG caaGCCCGTGAACTTGTGGTGAAGCTCATCCGAGACAAGGACCAGGGAGAGTTCAGGGTTGGCAGAGCGGACTTTGGATCCAAAATGGGAGGAAGCAGTCTGGAT GTGGTTGTACCAAGATTTGCTGTCGGCATCATCATTGGCAGGAATGGAGAGATGATCAAGAAGATCCAGAATGATGCAGGGGTCAGGATCCAGTTCAAACAAG ATGATGGAGTCAGTCCTGACAGAGTTGCTCAGGTGATGGGCCAGCCCGACCACTGCCACCATGCGGTCCACCTCATCAATGAACTGGTTCAAACTGCTCAG GAGCGAGACGGCTTTGGAGGTATAATGGGACGTCGAGGCCGAGGTGACTGCAGCATGGGAGGACCTGGAGGACTGCAGGAGGTCACGTATGCAGTGCCTGCTGACAAGTGTGGGCTAGTGATTGGCAAAG GTGGAGAAACCATCAAGAACATCAAAGAGCAGTCTCGTGCCCACGTGGAGCTCCAGAGAAACCCACCGCCCAACACCGACCCCAACGTGCGCATCTTCTCCATCCGTGGCACCCCTCAGCAGTTGGAAAAGGCTCGCCAGCTGATCGATGAGAGAATTGGG GGCCCAGGAATGGGAAGCAACAGCAGCTTCGGTATGAATCCCTATAACCAAGGACCAACCACTCCTCCTCAACA TGGGCCTCAAACGTTCATGCCTGGAGGATGGGGAACAACTTTTCAAATATGGCAGCCTCAAGGCCAACAGGAGCACA GTCACAATGGATCCCAGACGGGCCAGATGGACTGGGAGCAGTATTATAAAAAAGTTG gtCAGCAAAACCAAGCTCAGAGCACTGCTCCTGAATACAACAAAGCCTGGG GCCAGACAGCTGGTCCTGCATCTCAGCAGACCTCCAATCCTGACTACAACGCCTGGGTTGACTTCTACAGACAGCCGATGGCTTACTTAAACCAGGGCGCACAGCAGACACAAGCCCCAGGCTTTCAG GATCATTAG